A window of the Sphingobacteriaceae bacterium genome harbors these coding sequences:
- the uvrB gene encoding excinuclease ABC subunit UvrB — protein MSAFKAVTGFEPAGDQPRAVAEIVDAFRSGSNHVCLWGATGTGKTATMAWVIEALNRPTLVIAHNKTLAGQLCSELRQFFPHNAVEYFVSYYDYYQPEAYIPQSDTYIEKDAQVNEEIDKLRHSATSALFERRDVIIVASVSCIYGLGSPEDYRDLTVRLRAGTAHDRDRVMRRLVDIQYSRNDINFTRGTFRARGDVLEIFPAGHGERAIRVEFFGDEVERITEVDVLTGQVLGERDHVTIYPNSHYVIGQGKMNQAIQSIEAELEERLAELRAAGKLLEAQRLEQRTRYDLEMLRNFGYCTGIENYSRHLTGRAPGEPPYTLLDYFPRDMLLIIDESHQTIPQLGAMYNGEMSRKDSLIEHGFRLPSARDNRPLKFEEFEGFMNQVLYVSATPGPYELKKADKVVEQIVRPTGLLDPKVIVRPVAGQVDDLLAEARARAAKGQRTLVTVLTKKMAEELTDYLREQGVKVRYLHSEIDTLERLEIIRDLRLGVFDVLVGINLLREGLDLPEVSLVAIMDADKEGFLRSETALIQTMGRAARNAEGTVIMYADEITGSMARAIQETERRRQIQEAFNREHNIIPRTVLKEVRDVIEATRVVEEQAEYFSGKDLRSLPRAQVPDMIRRLRKEMQEAARNLEFEHAALLRDMIIELEGIRAGRKVTRAELMAGAREAAGREE, from the coding sequence ATGTCGGCTTTCAAAGCGGTAACGGGATTCGAGCCTGCAGGGGACCAGCCCAGGGCCGTGGCGGAAATCGTCGATGCCTTCCGCAGCGGCTCTAATCATGTGTGCCTGTGGGGCGCCACCGGCACCGGCAAGACGGCCACCATGGCCTGGGTCATCGAGGCCCTCAACAGACCCACCCTGGTCATCGCCCACAACAAGACCTTGGCGGGCCAGCTGTGCAGCGAGTTGCGGCAGTTCTTCCCCCACAACGCCGTGGAGTATTTTGTGTCGTATTATGACTACTACCAGCCGGAAGCCTACATACCCCAGTCGGACACCTACATCGAAAAGGACGCTCAGGTGAACGAGGAGATCGACAAGCTGCGCCACTCGGCCACCAGCGCCTTGTTCGAGCGCCGGGACGTGATCATCGTGGCCAGCGTGTCGTGCATCTACGGCCTGGGTTCCCCGGAAGACTACCGGGACCTGACGGTGCGGCTCCGGGCGGGCACCGCCCACGACCGGGACCGGGTGATGCGGCGCCTGGTGGACATCCAGTACAGCCGCAACGACATCAATTTCACCCGGGGCACCTTCCGGGCCCGGGGCGACGTGCTGGAGATCTTCCCCGCCGGCCACGGGGAGCGGGCCATCCGGGTGGAGTTTTTCGGCGACGAGGTGGAGCGCATTACCGAGGTGGACGTCCTTACCGGCCAGGTGCTGGGGGAGCGGGACCATGTGACCATCTACCCCAACAGCCACTATGTCATCGGCCAGGGCAAGATGAACCAGGCTATCCAGTCCATCGAGGCGGAACTGGAGGAGCGCCTGGCGGAGCTGCGGGCGGCGGGCAAGCTGCTGGAGGCCCAGCGCCTGGAGCAGCGCACCCGGTATGACCTGGAGATGCTGCGCAACTTCGGCTACTGCACGGGCATCGAGAACTATTCCCGGCACCTGACGGGCCGGGCGCCGGGGGAGCCGCCCTACACCTTGCTGGACTACTTCCCCCGGGATATGCTCCTTATCATCGACGAGTCCCATCAGACCATCCCCCAGCTGGGGGCCATGTACAACGGGGAGATGTCCCGCAAGGACAGCCTCATCGAGCACGGCTTCCGGCTGCCCTCGGCCCGGGACAACCGGCCTTTGAAGTTTGAGGAATTTGAAGGGTTCATGAACCAGGTGCTGTACGTCTCCGCCACCCCGGGGCCCTATGAATTGAAGAAGGCCGACAAGGTGGTGGAGCAGATCGTGCGCCCCACGGGCCTGCTGGACCCCAAGGTCATCGTCCGGCCCGTGGCGGGCCAGGTGGACGACCTGCTGGCCGAGGCCCGGGCCCGGGCCGCCAAGGGCCAGCGCACATTGGTCACCGTGCTGACCAAGAAGATGGCCGAGGAACTGACGGACTACCTGCGGGAGCAGGGGGTCAAGGTCCGCTACCTCCATTCGGAGATCGACACCTTGGAGCGGCTGGAGATCATCCGGGACCTGCGCCTGGGCGTGTTCGACGTGCTGGTGGGCATCAACCTGCTGCGGGAAGGCTTGGATTTGCCCGAGGTGTCCCTGGTGGCCATCATGGACGCCGACAAGGAAGGCTTCCTGCGGTCGGAGACGGCCCTGATCCAGACCATGGGGCGGGCCGCCCGCAATGCCGAGGGCACCGTCATCATGTACGCCGACGAGATCACCGGCTCCATGGCCCGGGCCATCCAGGAGACGGAGCGGCGCCGGCAAATCCAGGAGGCTTTCAACCGGGAGCACAACATCATCCCCCGCACCGTCCTCAAGGAAGTGCGGGACGTCATCGAGGCCACCCGGGTGGTGGAGGAGCAGGCCGAGTACTTCAGCGGCAAGGATTTGCGCAGCCTGCCCCGGGCCCAGGTGCCCGACATGATCCGCCGCCTGCGCAAGGAGATGCAGGAAGCCGCCCGCAACCTGGAATTCGAGCATGCCGCCCTGCTGCGGGACATGATCATCGAACTGGAAGGCATCAGGGCCGGCCGCAAGGTGACCCGGGCCGAACTTATGGCCGGGGCCCGCGAGGCCGCCGGCCGGGAGGA
- a CDS encoding PDZ domain-containing protein: MAFFLELTRSILAVIPQILFQPGYALFFWLLMLLLAMQYRRVHQLEVRLYGRAREPIWRGLLTALGYGLLGGVAGSYLLVLTGVTVGRNDIAYLWPLALLLMLVHPRFVCFSYAGGLVSLSYLIFGWPQVNVAGLVGLVAILHIVEGVLVYFSGEYQATPVYVRHGTGQVVGGFSLQRFWPVPIVILLMMSVPPGLQGEAIEMPAWWPLIAPATDDPSLVPVMWPVMAALGYGDLALTRSPGEKRRRTALHLVLYSLTLLVLAVAASRWTPLLWVAALASPGLHELMIQVGLQGEMQGRPLYRHPARGVMLLDVWPGGYGAAMGLAQGDIILSVNGQPVNSRHEFEQALLASSWYLELTGERDGELFRVDTNRFRYGPGAMGVVLVPGPGDPPHVEIQRAGFLARVLGRWLRFPRRQI, translated from the coding sequence ATGGCCTTCTTCCTTGAACTGACCCGGTCCATACTGGCCGTCATTCCCCAGATTTTGTTCCAGCCCGGCTACGCCCTATTTTTTTGGCTGCTCATGCTGTTGCTGGCCATGCAGTACCGGCGGGTCCACCAGCTGGAAGTCCGCCTTTACGGCCGGGCCCGGGAGCCCATCTGGCGGGGCCTCCTCACCGCCTTGGGCTACGGCCTCCTGGGGGGCGTGGCGGGCAGCTACCTGCTGGTGCTGACCGGGGTGACCGTGGGCCGGAACGACATCGCCTACCTGTGGCCCCTGGCCCTGCTGCTGATGCTGGTCCACCCCCGTTTCGTCTGCTTCTCCTACGCCGGCGGGCTGGTGTCCCTGTCCTACTTGATCTTCGGCTGGCCCCAGGTGAACGTGGCGGGGCTGGTGGGCCTGGTGGCCATCCTCCACATCGTGGAAGGGGTGCTGGTGTACTTCAGCGGCGAGTACCAGGCTACGCCCGTCTACGTGCGCCACGGCACCGGCCAGGTGGTGGGGGGCTTCTCCCTGCAGCGGTTCTGGCCGGTGCCCATCGTCATCCTGCTCATGATGTCGGTGCCCCCGGGGCTCCAGGGGGAGGCCATCGAAATGCCCGCCTGGTGGCCCCTCATCGCCCCGGCCACCGATGACCCGAGCCTGGTGCCGGTCATGTGGCCGGTGATGGCCGCCCTGGGCTACGGCGACCTGGCCCTGACCCGCTCTCCCGGGGAGAAGCGCCGCCGCACCGCCCTGCACCTGGTCCTCTACTCCTTGACCTTGCTGGTGCTGGCCGTGGCCGCCTCCCGCTGGACACCCCTCCTGTGGGTGGCCGCCCTGGCGTCGCCGGGCCTCCACGAACTGATGATCCAGGTGGGGCTGCAGGGGGAGATGCAGGGCCGGCCCCTGTACCGGCACCCGGCCAGGGGCGTCATGCTCCTGGATGTGTGGCCCGGCGGGTACGGGGCCGCCATGGGCCTGGCCCAGGGCGACATCATCCTGTCGGTCAACGGCCAGCCGGTGAATTCCCGCCACGAGTTTGAACAGGCCCTCCTGGCCTCCTCCTGGTACCTGGAGTTGACGGGGGAGCGGGACGGCGAGCTGTTCCGCGTCGACACCAACCGCTTCCGCTACGGGCCCGGCGCCATGGGGGTAGTGCTGGTGCCGGGGCCGGGGGATCCTCCCCATGTGGAGATCCAGCGGGCGGGCTTCCTGGCCCGGGTGCTGGGCCGTTGGTTGCGTTTCCCCCGCCGGCAAATTTAG
- a CDS encoding S41 family peptidase, with the protein MTEEFSGPHGSPPNGNRRFTLQQVLALTVIVALAASMATWGVHRLLYHRQFTRLRMHTELVDNEHFGRFLEVLHLVRRNFVEEPDLDAMLKGATEGAVDALGDPYSFFYDVEEFQGLQISLEGSYEGIGVVVMERDRYTTVQSVVPDTPGALTPFEGAGPDDRPGLMPGDRIVAVDGQEVVGLPVEQVASIIRGPAGTQVTLTVLRGQEDEGDERELTFVITRTNIDVPTVLHRMLDDRVGYLHLLQFTGVTFGAVERALADLQAQGMEGLILDLRDNPGGTLQSVSDVAGFFIPRGPVVHIVTRDGQSQTLSTNRDPLDIPLVVLVNENSASAAEILAGAIQDYGTGTLVGTTTFGKGSVQQIWRLDDPRPIGRAEVGPTGLKITTARYLTPHERSIDGTGITPDVVVEWTAGDPAVDGGTDPQLQRAREIMNGLLP; encoded by the coding sequence TTGACGGAAGAATTTTCGGGGCCGCATGGGTCGCCGCCCAACGGCAACCGCAGGTTTACGCTCCAGCAGGTCCTCGCCCTGACCGTCATCGTCGCCCTGGCGGCCAGCATGGCTACCTGGGGAGTTCACCGCCTCCTTTATCACAGGCAGTTCACCCGCTTGCGCATGCACACGGAACTGGTGGACAACGAGCACTTCGGGCGCTTCCTGGAAGTGCTCCACCTGGTGCGTCGGAATTTCGTGGAAGAGCCCGACCTGGACGCCATGCTGAAAGGGGCCACCGAGGGCGCCGTGGACGCCCTGGGGGATCCCTACTCCTTTTTTTATGACGTGGAGGAATTCCAGGGTCTCCAGATCTCCTTGGAAGGCTCCTACGAAGGCATCGGCGTGGTGGTGATGGAGCGGGACCGCTACACTACGGTCCAGTCGGTGGTGCCCGATACCCCCGGCGCCTTAACCCCCTTTGAGGGGGCCGGCCCCGACGACCGGCCAGGCCTCATGCCCGGCGACCGCATCGTAGCCGTAGACGGCCAGGAAGTGGTGGGGCTGCCGGTGGAGCAGGTGGCGTCCATCATCAGGGGGCCCGCCGGCACCCAAGTGACCCTGACGGTGCTGCGGGGCCAGGAAGACGAAGGCGATGAGCGGGAGTTGACCTTCGTCATCACCCGGACCAACATCGACGTGCCCACGGTGCTCCACCGGATGCTGGACGACCGGGTGGGCTACCTCCACCTGCTGCAGTTCACCGGCGTGACCTTCGGGGCCGTGGAGAGGGCCCTGGCGGATCTCCAAGCCCAAGGCATGGAAGGACTTATCCTGGACCTGCGGGACAACCCCGGGGGCACCCTCCAGTCGGTGTCGGATGTGGCGGGCTTCTTCATCCCCAGGGGACCCGTGGTCCACATCGTCACCCGGGACGGCCAGTCCCAGACCTTGTCCACCAACCGGGACCCCCTGGACATCCCCCTGGTGGTGCTGGTGAACGAGAATTCGGCCAGCGCGGCGGAGATTCTGGCCGGGGCCATCCAGGACTACGGCACCGGCACCTTGGTGGGCACCACCACCTTCGGCAAGGGCTCGGTGCAGCAAATCTGGCGCCTGGACGATCCCCGGCCCATAGGGCGGGCGGAGGTGGGGCCCACGGGCCTGAAGATCACCACGGCCCGGTACCTGACGCCTCATGAGCGCTCCATCGACGGTACGGGCATCACCCCCGACGTGGTGGTAGAATGGACTGCCGGGGACCCGGCCGTCGACGGGGGCACCGACCCCCAACTCCAGCGGGCCCGGGAGATCATGAATGGCCTTCTTCCTTGA
- a CDS encoding peptidoglycan DD-metalloendopeptidase family protein, whose amino-acid sequence MRAWVRMKLIFLVVGSLLAGLLVPGAAAADDDAKIRELQQKIQQTQQELQRAEQQRANTQRRLNTIRSQGQALHQEITRLGNQIGDAEAELARLERELADAEERLQQATQELAAAEEELDYRRSLLRRRIQIIYEHGTVSYLEVLLTSTSFQDFLQRFHALRLIIGKDSDLFAEAEELWQLVQEKRAAVEAERQALAQRKAQVEARRREWTVMVADREEKRAQLQSDEAELRKALDELDRVSAEIERRLRSMQAELANYGGTVAGKFPLLPVDGRFRVSSNFGPRFHPILRTSRMHNGIDLAAPTGTPLQAVLPGIVTYAGTLGGYGNTIMIMHGTDEQGRQLVTLYAHASRIDVQAGQEVSAGQRIGAVGMTGLATGPHLHFEVRLNGTPVNPAPYLQL is encoded by the coding sequence ATGAGAGCCTGGGTCCGGATGAAGCTCATTTTCCTGGTGGTGGGGAGCCTGCTGGCCGGCCTCCTGGTGCCCGGCGCAGCGGCGGCCGATGACGACGCCAAGATCCGGGAACTGCAGCAAAAGATCCAGCAAACCCAGCAGGAACTGCAGCGGGCGGAGCAGCAAAGGGCCAACACCCAGCGCCGGCTGAACACCATCCGGTCCCAGGGCCAAGCCCTGCACCAGGAAATCACCCGGCTGGGCAATCAAATCGGCGACGCCGAGGCGGAACTGGCCCGCCTGGAGCGGGAACTGGCCGATGCCGAGGAGCGGCTGCAGCAGGCCACCCAAGAACTGGCGGCCGCCGAGGAAGAGCTGGACTACCGCCGCAGCCTGCTGCGGCGCCGGATCCAGATCATCTACGAACACGGCACCGTCTCCTACTTGGAAGTCTTGCTGACCAGCACCAGTTTTCAGGATTTTCTCCAGCGCTTTCATGCCTTGCGCCTCATCATAGGCAAGGACTCGGACCTCTTCGCCGAGGCCGAGGAACTGTGGCAGTTGGTCCAGGAGAAGCGGGCCGCCGTGGAGGCGGAGCGCCAGGCACTGGCCCAGCGCAAGGCCCAGGTGGAAGCCCGGCGCCGAGAGTGGACCGTCATGGTGGCTGACCGGGAGGAAAAACGGGCCCAGCTGCAGAGCGATGAGGCGGAACTGAGGAAAGCCCTGGATGAGTTGGACCGGGTGTCGGCGGAAATCGAGCGGCGCCTGCGGTCCATGCAGGCGGAACTGGCCAACTACGGCGGCACCGTGGCGGGCAAGTTCCCCCTGCTGCCGGTTGACGGCCGCTTCCGGGTGTCGTCCAATTTCGGCCCCCGCTTCCATCCCATCCTGCGGACCAGCCGCATGCACAACGGCATCGACCTGGCAGCCCCCACGGGCACGCCCCTCCAGGCGGTGCTGCCCGGCATCGTCACCTACGCCGGGACCTTGGGCGGCTACGGCAATACCATCATGATCATGCACGGCACCGATGAGCAGGGCCGGCAGCTGGTGACCCTGTACGCCCACGCCTCCCGCATCGACGTGCAGGCGGGCCAGGAAGTGTCGGCGGGACAGAGAATCGGCGCCGTAGGCATGACGGGCCTGGCCACGGGTCCCCACCTCCATTTCGAGGTGCGCCTCAACGGCACGCCCGTCAACCCCGCCCCCTACCTGCAGCTGTAG
- the ftsX gene encoding permease-like cell division protein FtsX yields MRLRTWGHIWREALLGIVRHGLMSLASVTTVAICLTVLAAILLVAVNLQHMAVEAESQVEVTAYVGNQFDRRLAPVLVERVKAIPGVADARLVTREEGLAQLRRQFGERWDYILEGYDDPEMNPLRDAIHVQLASPESAGSVAGQLADLPAVEDVLHREDIVANLLSVTRVLRLAGMGLVILLGVATVFIVSNTIRLTVYARRREIAIMKLVGATDAFIRWPFFLEGMLLGIVGAMVAGVAVWLGYDYLVVRVTQAVPFLPVAEAQPLLWNLSRLLLGIGGAIGALGSAISVRRFMPA; encoded by the coding sequence CCTGCTGGGCATCGTCCGGCACGGCCTCATGAGCCTGGCCTCGGTGACCACGGTGGCCATTTGCCTGACGGTCCTGGCGGCCATCCTGCTGGTGGCCGTCAACCTGCAGCACATGGCCGTGGAGGCCGAATCCCAGGTGGAAGTGACGGCCTATGTGGGCAACCAATTCGACCGCCGCCTGGCCCCGGTGCTGGTGGAGCGGGTGAAGGCCATCCCGGGGGTGGCCGACGCCCGGCTGGTGACCAGGGAAGAAGGCTTGGCCCAGCTGCGCCGCCAGTTCGGCGAGCGCTGGGACTACATCTTGGAAGGCTATGACGATCCCGAGATGAACCCCCTGCGGGATGCCATCCATGTGCAGTTGGCAAGCCCGGAGTCGGCCGGGTCCGTGGCGGGGCAGCTGGCAGACCTGCCGGCGGTGGAAGACGTGCTCCACCGGGAGGACATCGTGGCCAACCTGCTGTCGGTCACCCGGGTGCTGCGCCTGGCGGGCATGGGCCTGGTAATCCTGCTGGGGGTGGCCACGGTGTTCATCGTCAGCAACACCATCCGGCTGACCGTTTACGCCCGCCGGCGGGAGATAGCCATTATGAAATTGGTGGGGGCAACCGATGCCTTTATCAGGTGGCCCTTTTTCCTGGAAGGCATGCTGCTGGGCATAGTGGGGGCCATGGTGGCCGGCGTGGCGGTGTGGCTGGGATACGACTACCTGGTGGTCAGGGTGACCCAAGCCGTTCCCTTCCTGCCCGTGGCCGAAGCCCAGCCCTTGCTTTGGAACTTGTCCCGGCTCCTGCTGGGCATCGGGGGCGCCATCGGCGCCCTGGGCAGCGCCATATCCGTCCGGCGCTTCATGCCGGCCTGA